The following are encoded together in the Neofelis nebulosa isolate mNeoNeb1 chromosome 9, mNeoNeb1.pri, whole genome shotgun sequence genome:
- the NOL4L gene encoding nucleolar protein 4-like isoform X5: MNDSTWMSADPHLASSLSPSQDERMRSPQNLHSQEDDDSSSESGSGNGSSTLNPSTSSSTQGDPAFPEMNGNGAVAPMDFTATSEDQPINLCDKLPPGAALGTPSYPSDGCGTDGLRSRVKYGVKTTPESPPYSSGSYDSIKTEVSGCPEDLTVGRAPTADDDDDDHDDHEDNDKMNDSEGMDPERLKAFNMFVRLFVDENLDRMVPISKQPKEKIQAIIESCSRQFPEFQERARKRIRTYLKSCRRMKKNGMEMTRPTPPHLTSAMAENILAAACESETRKAAKRMRLEIYQSSQDEPIALDKQHSRDSAAITHSTYSLPASSYSQDPVYVNGGLNYSYRGYGALGSNLQPPASLQTGNHSNGPTDLSMKGGAATASSTPTPTPSSNSTSRTMPTAQLSPTEISAVRQLIAGYRESAAFLLRSADELENLILQQN, translated from the exons ATGAACGACTCCACATGGATGTCAGCTGACCCACACCTGGCCTCCAGCCTGAGTCCCAGCCAGGACGAGAGGATGCGGAGCCCTCAGAACCTCCACAGCCAAGAGGACG ATGACTCCTCCTCTGAGAGTGGCAGCGGCAATGGCTCCTCCACCCTGAACCCATCCACGTCCAGCAGCACGCAGGGCGACCCCGCCTTCCCCGAGATGAATGGCAACGGCGCCGTGGCCCCCATGGACTTCACCGCCACCTCCGAAGATCAGCCCATCAACCTGTGTGACAAGCTCCCGCCGGGCGCAGCACTCGGCACACCATCCTACCCCTCGGACGGCTGTGGCACCGATGGACTGCGGAGCCGCGTCAAGTACGGGGTGAAGACCACCCCTGAG TCGCCCCCTTACAGCTCCGGGAGCTACGATTCCATCAAGACCGAGGTCAGTGGCTGCCCTGAGGACCTGACGGTGGGCCGGGCCCCCACGGCGGATGACGACGATGACGACCACGATGACCACGAGGACAACGATAAGATGAACGACTCTGAGGGCATGGACCCTGAGCGCCTCAAGGCCTTCAAT ATGTTTGTGCGTCTCTTTGTGGACGAGAACCTGGACCGCATGGTGCCCATCTCCAAGCAGCCCAAGGAGAAGATCCAGGCCATCATCGAGTCCTGCAGCCGGCAGTTTCCCGAGTTCCAGGAGCGGGCCCGCAAGCGCATCCGCACATACCTCAAGTCCTGCCGGCGCATGAAGAAGAACGGCATGGAGATG ACGAGACCCACACCTCCCCACCTGACCTCGGCCATGGCAGAAAACATCCTGGCGGCAGCCTGCGAGAGCGAGACGAGAAAAGCAGCCAAAAGGATGCGCCTGGAGATCTACCAGTCCTCCCAG GATGAGCCCATTGCCCTGGACAAGCAGCACTCCCGGGACTCTGCAGCCATCACCCACTCCACCTACTCACTGCCAGCCTCCTCCTACTCCCAGGACCCTGTGTATGTCAACGGCGGCCTCAACTACAGTTACCGCGGTTACGGGGCCTTGGGCAGCAACCTgcagccccctgcctccctccaaaCAGGAAATCACAGTAACG GGCCCACCGACCTCAGCATGAAAGGCGGGGCCGCCACCGCCTCCAGCACGCCCACACCCACGCCCTCCAGCAACAGCACCAGCAGGACCATGCCCACCGCCCAGCTCAGCCCCACGGAGATCAGCGCTGTGCGGCAGCTCATCGCCGGCTACCGAGAGTCCGCGGCCTTCCTGCTGCGCTCCGCGGACGAACTGGAAAACCTCATTTTACAGCAGAACTGA
- the NOL4L gene encoding nucleolar protein 4-like isoform X4, translating to MPLTSTYLKQMKLRVMNSQEQDETSVSSEDFDMNDSTWMSADPHLASSLSPSQDERMRSPQNLHSQEDDDSSSESGSGNGSSTLNPSTSSSTQGDPAFPEMNGNGAVAPMDFTATSEDQPINLCDKLPPGAALGTPSYPSDGCGTDGLRSRVKYGVKTTPESPPYSSGSYDSIKTEVSGCPEDLTVGRAPTADDDDDDHDDHEDNDKMNDSEGMDPERLKAFNMFVRLFVDENLDRMVPISKQPKEKIQAIIESCSRQFPEFQERARKRIRTYLKSCRRMKKNGMEMTRPTPPHLTSAMAENILAAACESETRKAAKRMRLEIYQSSQDEPIALDKQHSRDSAAITHSTYSLPASSYSQDPVYVNGGLNYSYRGYGALGSNLQPPASLQTGNHSNGPTDLSMKGGAATASSTPTPTPSSNSTSRTMPTAQLSPTEISAVRQLIAGYRESAAFLLRSADELENLILQQN from the exons GATGAAACTTCTGTGAGCAGTGAAGATTTTGATATGAACGACTCCACATGGATGTCAGCTGACCCACACCTGGCCTCCAGCCTGAGTCCCAGCCAGGACGAGAGGATGCGGAGCCCTCAGAACCTCCACAGCCAAGAGGACG ATGACTCCTCCTCTGAGAGTGGCAGCGGCAATGGCTCCTCCACCCTGAACCCATCCACGTCCAGCAGCACGCAGGGCGACCCCGCCTTCCCCGAGATGAATGGCAACGGCGCCGTGGCCCCCATGGACTTCACCGCCACCTCCGAAGATCAGCCCATCAACCTGTGTGACAAGCTCCCGCCGGGCGCAGCACTCGGCACACCATCCTACCCCTCGGACGGCTGTGGCACCGATGGACTGCGGAGCCGCGTCAAGTACGGGGTGAAGACCACCCCTGAG TCGCCCCCTTACAGCTCCGGGAGCTACGATTCCATCAAGACCGAGGTCAGTGGCTGCCCTGAGGACCTGACGGTGGGCCGGGCCCCCACGGCGGATGACGACGATGACGACCACGATGACCACGAGGACAACGATAAGATGAACGACTCTGAGGGCATGGACCCTGAGCGCCTCAAGGCCTTCAAT ATGTTTGTGCGTCTCTTTGTGGACGAGAACCTGGACCGCATGGTGCCCATCTCCAAGCAGCCCAAGGAGAAGATCCAGGCCATCATCGAGTCCTGCAGCCGGCAGTTTCCCGAGTTCCAGGAGCGGGCCCGCAAGCGCATCCGCACATACCTCAAGTCCTGCCGGCGCATGAAGAAGAACGGCATGGAGATG ACGAGACCCACACCTCCCCACCTGACCTCGGCCATGGCAGAAAACATCCTGGCGGCAGCCTGCGAGAGCGAGACGAGAAAAGCAGCCAAAAGGATGCGCCTGGAGATCTACCAGTCCTCCCAG GATGAGCCCATTGCCCTGGACAAGCAGCACTCCCGGGACTCTGCAGCCATCACCCACTCCACCTACTCACTGCCAGCCTCCTCCTACTCCCAGGACCCTGTGTATGTCAACGGCGGCCTCAACTACAGTTACCGCGGTTACGGGGCCTTGGGCAGCAACCTgcagccccctgcctccctccaaaCAGGAAATCACAGTAACG GGCCCACCGACCTCAGCATGAAAGGCGGGGCCGCCACCGCCTCCAGCACGCCCACACCCACGCCCTCCAGCAACAGCACCAGCAGGACCATGCCCACCGCCCAGCTCAGCCCCACGGAGATCAGCGCTGTGCGGCAGCTCATCGCCGGCTACCGAGAGTCCGCGGCCTTCCTGCTGCGCTCCGCGGACGAACTGGAAAACCTCATTTTACAGCAGAACTGA